Proteins encoded within one genomic window of Rubripirellula tenax:
- a CDS encoding polyketide synthase, protein MPANRPLDPKLTSLLENLRSRVRRYVVWDSVLALATVILAAFWIGLALDYLPVQLGGTEMPRLARMMLLAVVAAVVVAIATLMLVGRLRRPLPDDSLALLVERHHPRLGGRLVTAVQLNRPDRDGDSHSSVLLDHVHREAAQAIDEVDPGKVFRWQPLVRKAMVAVPLALLSIAFLIISPQAFARAASRLTLLSDEPWPRRANLEMVGIELPIVTAVDGDIAPPNLVAFDQNQTVRLPRGSSPTLRIRAEAETSELPIVCTVYYRTDGGTRGQSNMRRVGRVTDGYQSFVLDGPPLSGLSESMTLDVRGLDDRLDDFRIEAITPPALTEMNVTVRYAEYLRGDGSGETDMQTDYQSGLRIREGSEVTLVAASSEPLGDCEVVLKTANESATDFQLAYSDDRRQLRLLIDDFDTATTVAIVPRDADGISAQAPYRYFLGVVLDEPPELKMRLDGIGSAVTPIARIPVEAVVTDDYGVDQLVVSVTPSKAEADNTDQNSIPEVSASVLPKVDRDGNATTELDLRELVAGGKLAELVPGGAINVIGEASDRYDLAGKHVTRSEVYRLEVVTAEQLLARLERSELALRSRLEQTIDETRNLRESLNLLRRNFDEDDGGLDETEKTRQQQIRRLRAQQSGLQASKTSEELSGIAASLDDILREMTNNRVDSVDRQERIGQGVRDPLRKIVDEPLARLREQIVDVERSVDDSADAQGKTVVAIETADEVLLRLTEVLDKMLDLESYNEILDIVRELIDDQGKLLDDTKSERKKRVLDLFE, encoded by the coding sequence ATGCCTGCCAACCGACCGCTCGATCCGAAACTGACCTCGCTGTTAGAAAACCTACGATCACGGGTTCGTCGCTACGTCGTCTGGGATTCTGTCCTGGCACTCGCCACGGTGATCTTGGCCGCGTTTTGGATCGGTCTAGCACTCGATTATTTGCCCGTCCAACTGGGCGGCACCGAAATGCCGCGACTGGCCCGGATGATGTTGTTGGCCGTGGTCGCCGCTGTGGTGGTCGCGATTGCGACTTTGATGTTGGTGGGACGGTTGCGCCGGCCGTTACCCGATGACAGCCTGGCGTTGCTTGTGGAACGCCATCATCCGCGACTGGGCGGCCGATTGGTGACCGCTGTGCAACTGAACCGCCCCGATCGTGACGGCGACTCGCATTCGAGCGTGCTTTTGGATCACGTTCATCGCGAGGCGGCGCAAGCGATCGACGAAGTCGACCCGGGCAAGGTTTTCCGGTGGCAACCGCTGGTACGCAAGGCGATGGTGGCGGTGCCGCTGGCGCTGCTGTCGATCGCATTTTTAATCATCAGCCCACAGGCGTTTGCACGAGCAGCATCGCGGCTGACATTGCTGTCCGATGAACCCTGGCCACGGCGTGCAAATCTAGAAATGGTTGGCATCGAATTGCCGATCGTAACGGCGGTGGACGGTGACATAGCACCACCGAATTTGGTCGCGTTCGACCAGAACCAGACCGTCCGATTGCCTCGCGGCAGCAGCCCGACGCTGCGGATTCGGGCGGAAGCCGAAACGTCAGAGTTGCCAATCGTTTGCACCGTTTACTATCGGACCGATGGGGGCACGCGCGGCCAATCCAACATGCGACGTGTCGGCCGAGTGACCGATGGGTACCAGTCCTTTGTTTTGGACGGACCGCCGCTTAGCGGACTCAGCGAATCGATGACGCTGGATGTCCGAGGACTCGACGATCGGTTGGATGATTTTCGCATCGAAGCGATCACACCGCCGGCGCTGACGGAGATGAACGTGACGGTTCGGTACGCCGAGTATTTGCGCGGCGACGGTAGCGGCGAAACAGATATGCAGACCGATTATCAATCGGGACTTCGAATCCGCGAAGGCAGCGAAGTGACATTGGTCGCAGCTTCAAGCGAACCGCTGGGCGACTGCGAAGTGGTACTGAAGACGGCGAACGAATCGGCAACAGATTTTCAGTTGGCGTATTCGGATGACCGTCGACAATTGAGACTGCTGATCGATGATTTTGATACGGCAACCACGGTGGCGATCGTGCCTCGCGACGCCGACGGAATCTCGGCCCAGGCACCGTATCGATACTTCTTGGGCGTTGTGCTGGACGAGCCGCCGGAATTGAAGATGCGGCTGGACGGAATCGGCAGCGCGGTGACGCCGATCGCACGAATCCCCGTCGAAGCCGTGGTGACCGATGACTATGGAGTTGACCAATTGGTCGTTTCGGTGACACCGTCGAAAGCGGAAGCCGACAACACAGATCAAAATTCGATACCGGAAGTATCAGCCAGCGTCCTTCCAAAAGTCGATCGTGATGGCAACGCGACAACCGAGTTGGATCTGCGTGAGTTGGTTGCCGGCGGCAAGCTGGCCGAATTGGTTCCCGGCGGTGCGATCAACGTGATCGGGGAAGCAAGCGACCGATACGACTTGGCCGGCAAGCACGTGACGCGAAGCGAAGTCTATCGCTTGGAAGTCGTTACTGCCGAGCAATTGCTGGCTCGATTGGAACGGAGCGAATTGGCGCTGCGATCTCGGTTGGAACAAACGATCGACGAGACGCGGAACCTGCGAGAATCGCTGAATCTGCTGCGTCGCAATTTCGACGAAGACGACGGCGGACTCGACGAAACCGAAAAGACTCGGCAACAGCAAATTCGCCGACTTCGTGCCCAACAAAGTGGGCTGCAGGCGAGCAAGACGTCGGAGGAATTGTCGGGGATTGCGGCATCGCTGGACGACATCCTACGTGAGATGACAAACAATCGAGTCGATTCGGTGGACCGTCAAGAACGGATCGGACAGGGTGTGCGTGACCCGTTGCGAAAGATCGTTGACGAACCGCTGGCGAGGCTTCGCGAACAGATCGTCGACGTCGAACGCAGTGTCGATGATTCGGCGGACGCTCAAGGCAAGACGGTTGTCGCGATCGAAACGGCGGACGAAGTGCTGCTTCGGTTGACCGAAGTACTGGACAAAATGCTGGATCTGGAGAGCTACAATGAGATTCTTGACATTGTTCGTGAACTGATCGACGACCAAGGCAAACTGTTAGACGACACAAAGAGCGAGCGGAAAAAGCGAGTCCTGGATTTGTTTGAATGA